A portion of the Methanofollis sp. genome contains these proteins:
- a CDS encoding tRNA (N(6)-L-threonylcarbamoyladenosine(37)-C(2))-methylthiotransferase: MDRLTDQRVYIETYGCTYNHADTLRLAGILRNQGCTIVSDLGSADAVVINTCTVIGWTERHMLRRIRACAGRTLYVTGCMPVVQREEILAAAPDARVILPDEIERRFCGRCTKGKDGIGIVQVAAGCAGRCAYCITRFARGPLRSRSMNDICREVGVLAEEGACEVQFTAQDVSAWGMDTGEALPDLVRAASAVPGNFRVRLGMMNPATVKRILVPLAEACRDEKVFSFLHLPVQSGSDAVLAGMARGYTVAEYEGMVATFREICPDVRICTDFIVGYPTETEEDFAGTLALLRRVRPEKVNVTRYSPRPGTAAAALKAQPERIAKERSRLLDAAAKAIYAEQNAGLVGTTVEALVTARKKGGSWVARDRAYREIVVPGDFRPGEWLSVEITGNRTVYLTGVPKDTIRVPTTRL, translated from the coding sequence ATGGACCGGCTCACTGATCAGCGGGTGTACATCGAGACCTACGGGTGCACCTACAACCACGCGGACACCCTCAGGCTGGCCGGGATACTCCGGAACCAGGGCTGCACGATCGTCTCCGACCTGGGGTCTGCGGACGCCGTCGTCATCAACACCTGCACCGTCATCGGCTGGACAGAGAGGCATATGCTCAGGAGGATACGGGCATGCGCCGGGCGCACCCTCTATGTCACCGGGTGCATGCCTGTTGTCCAGAGGGAGGAGATCCTCGCCGCCGCCCCGGACGCGCGGGTCATCCTCCCCGACGAGATCGAGCGGCGCTTTTGCGGAAGGTGTACGAAGGGGAAGGACGGCATCGGGATCGTCCAGGTCGCGGCCGGGTGCGCGGGGAGGTGCGCGTACTGCATCACCAGATTCGCCCGCGGCCCCCTGCGGAGTCGTTCGATGAATGATATCTGCAGGGAGGTTGGGGTCCTCGCAGAGGAGGGGGCCTGTGAGGTCCAGTTCACCGCGCAGGACGTGAGCGCCTGGGGAATGGACACAGGCGAAGCGCTCCCTGATCTGGTCCGCGCCGCCAGTGCAGTGCCGGGAAACTTCAGGGTCCGCCTGGGCATGATGAACCCGGCGACTGTGAAGCGTATCCTGGTCCCCCTCGCGGAGGCGTGCCGGGACGAGAAGGTCTTCTCCTTCCTCCATCTTCCTGTCCAGTCGGGGTCGGACGCCGTGCTGGCGGGAATGGCGCGCGGCTACACCGTGGCCGAATACGAGGGTATGGTCGCCACATTCAGGGAGATCTGCCCGGACGTCAGGATCTGCACCGACTTTATCGTCGGCTACCCGACAGAGACCGAGGAGGACTTTGCCGGGACTCTCGCCCTCCTCCGGAGGGTCAGGCCGGAGAAGGTGAATGTGACGCGCTACTCGCCGCGGCCCGGCACGGCGGCGGCGGCCCTGAAGGCGCAGCCGGAAAGGATCGCAAAGGAGAGGTCGCGTCTCCTCGACGCCGCCGCAAAGGCGATCTATGCCGAGCAGAATGCCGGTCTCGTCGGGACGACCGTCGAGGCGTTGGTCACCGCACGGAAGAAGGGGGGGTCATGGGTGGCGCGGGACCGGGCGTACCGCGAGATCGTCGTACCCGGCGACTTCAGGCCCGGCGAATGGCTTTCCGTCGAGATCACCGGGAACAGGACTGTCTACCTGACAGGGGTGCCGAAAGACACTATACGGGTGCCGACAACCAGATTGTAA
- the nadX gene encoding aspartate dehydrogenase, with translation MLTIGLLGCGNIANIIVKNHVGVEIVALYDQMPERAEELGNLCNARVFRDIEEFLSADFDIVVEAASVAAAQAHAARILEHGKDLVVMSVGAFAEKQFRDAVNDLARSLGRKIYIPSGAIFGLDNLKIGQISGIHRLLLRTTKNPRSLNIECDERTLLFSGAANECIKHYPKNTNVSVALELAAGRTVDVELWADPEVDRNVHEIFIEGDFGDATITVRNLPSPDNPATSYLAALSIVTLLKNLDEPMRIGT, from the coding sequence ATGCTCACGATAGGCCTGCTGGGGTGCGGCAATATCGCAAATATAATCGTCAAAAACCATGTAGGAGTCGAGATTGTCGCCCTGTATGACCAGATGCCCGAGCGTGCGGAGGAGCTGGGGAACCTCTGCAACGCAAGGGTATTCCGGGATATCGAAGAGTTCCTCAGCGCAGATTTTGACATCGTTGTGGAGGCGGCCTCGGTCGCCGCCGCCCAGGCACATGCCGCCCGGATCCTTGAGCACGGCAAGGACCTTGTGGTGATGAGTGTCGGTGCCTTTGCCGAGAAGCAGTTCCGGGACGCGGTCAATGACCTCGCCCGGTCTCTCGGCAGGAAGATCTACATCCCGAGCGGCGCGATCTTCGGTCTTGACAACCTCAAGATCGGGCAGATCTCCGGGATCCACCGCCTCCTTCTGCGGACGACGAAGAACCCCCGTTCCCTCAATATCGAGTGTGACGAGCGTACACTCCTCTTCTCGGGAGCGGCAAACGAGTGCATCAAGCACTACCCGAAGAACACCAATGTCTCTGTCGCCCTCGAACTCGCCGCCGGCCGCACGGTGGACGTGGAACTCTGGGCCGACCCCGAGGTGGACAGGAATGTGCACGAGATCTTCATCGAAGGGGACTTCGGGGACGCCACGATCACGGTGCGGAACCTGCCGAGCCCTGACAACCCGGCGACCAGTTATCTTGCCGCTCTCTCGATCGTGACCCTGCTCAAAAATCTTGACGAGCCGATGAGGATAGGGACATGA